In a genomic window of Mycolicibacterium neoaurum VKM Ac-1815D:
- a CDS encoding NAD(P)/FAD-dependent oxidoreductase yields MAGVDRIDGGPRQVVVVGAGIVGLSTAWFLQERGVQVTVIDRTGVAAGASWGNAGWLSPALTIPLNQPAVLRYGLKSLFNPSAPLHIPLRADLGLARFLATFARHCTTAAAERAVRANQPFNAECLEAFDVLSGNGVDVPVTESAITALFETDAQAGELRHEIAMLERAGLAVEVNELRGAGLREAVPLTSGVATVAVAVDRQRYIDPGRFVTALGQAVAERGAAMPVDQVIGVSPQGSRVIVRGAGGTDYTADAVVVATGAWLNELTRPWVRVPVRAGRGYSFTVPIDRAMPGPIYLPTERVACTPYQGAMRVAGTMEFREPQAPIAPARVRSIVRSAARLLDGVRWDEARDVWVGPRPVSADGLPVIGQVSPSVYVAGGHGMWGLAHGPVTGRLLTEQITTGKQPEALRAFDPLR; encoded by the coding sequence ATGGCCGGGGTCGATCGCATCGACGGCGGACCGCGGCAGGTCGTGGTGGTGGGTGCCGGCATCGTCGGACTGTCCACCGCGTGGTTCCTGCAGGAACGTGGTGTGCAGGTCACCGTCATCGACCGGACCGGGGTGGCGGCCGGCGCGTCGTGGGGTAACGCCGGCTGGCTCTCGCCTGCACTGACCATTCCGCTGAACCAGCCCGCCGTGCTGCGATACGGGCTGAAATCGCTGTTCAATCCGTCTGCGCCACTGCATATTCCGCTGCGCGCCGATCTCGGCCTCGCGCGTTTCCTCGCCACCTTCGCCCGGCACTGCACCACGGCCGCGGCCGAGCGTGCGGTGCGCGCCAACCAGCCCTTCAACGCCGAATGCCTGGAGGCCTTCGACGTACTTTCGGGCAACGGGGTGGACGTACCGGTCACCGAATCGGCGATCACCGCGCTGTTCGAGACCGATGCCCAAGCCGGTGAACTACGGCACGAGATCGCGATGCTGGAGCGGGCGGGCCTGGCGGTCGAGGTGAACGAGCTGCGCGGTGCCGGTCTGCGCGAGGCCGTGCCGCTGACTTCGGGCGTGGCCACCGTGGCCGTCGCCGTCGATAGGCAGCGCTATATCGACCCGGGCCGGTTCGTGACCGCCCTCGGACAGGCAGTGGCCGAACGCGGCGCGGCAATGCCGGTCGACCAGGTCATCGGGGTGAGCCCGCAGGGCAGCCGCGTCATCGTGCGCGGTGCCGGGGGCACCGACTACACCGCCGATGCCGTCGTCGTCGCCACCGGGGCATGGCTGAACGAACTGACCCGGCCATGGGTGCGGGTCCCGGTCCGGGCCGGCCGCGGGTACTCGTTCACGGTGCCCATCGACCGGGCGATGCCGGGGCCGATCTACCTGCCCACCGAACGGGTGGCCTGCACGCCCTACCAGGGTGCGATGCGCGTGGCGGGCACCATGGAATTCCGGGAACCACAGGCACCCATCGCGCCTGCTCGGGTCCGCTCGATCGTCAGGTCGGCCGCACGCCTGCTCGACGGGGTGCGATGGGACGAGGCGCGCGATGTGTGGGTCGGTCCGCGACCCGTCAGCGCCGACGGGCTGCCGGTCATCGGTCAGGTCAGTCCCAGCGTCTACGTGGCGGGCGGGCACGGAATGTGGGGACTGGCCCACGGCCCGGTGACCGGCCGGTTGCTGACCGAGCAGATCACCACCGGCAAGCAACCCGAGGCGTTGCGTGCGTTCGACCCGCTGCGCTGA
- a CDS encoding energy-coupling factor transporter transmembrane component T family protein, translating to MSEQKRPLVLLRPVPGDTVIHRLWAGTKLIGVVALAVLMVLYPGWIPIAMITALLAVAIGLARVPRGALPSIPGWIWLLILLGGVTAAFAGGTPIVTLGGLELELGGLLKFLRVTAVSIVLLGMGLLVSWTTNVAEIAPAVSTLGRPLRWLRLPVDDWAATVALSLRAFPMLIDEFRILYAARRLRPRELPEGRRERMKAQVSDLIDLLAATVTVSLRRADEMGDAITARGGAGQLSAHPSRLHTADVVALIVLALVCGVAGYIEGFTFLATT from the coding sequence ATGAGTGAACAGAAACGGCCGCTGGTCCTGCTGCGCCCGGTGCCCGGCGACACCGTCATCCACCGGCTCTGGGCCGGGACGAAACTCATCGGCGTCGTCGCGCTGGCCGTATTGATGGTGCTGTACCCGGGCTGGATCCCCATCGCGATGATCACGGCCCTGCTGGCCGTCGCGATCGGGCTGGCGCGGGTGCCGCGCGGTGCGCTGCCGAGCATCCCCGGCTGGATCTGGCTGCTCATCCTGCTCGGTGGGGTGACCGCCGCGTTCGCCGGTGGCACCCCGATCGTCACGCTGGGCGGGTTGGAGCTCGAGCTGGGCGGGCTGCTGAAGTTCCTGCGGGTGACGGCGGTGTCGATCGTCCTGCTGGGCATGGGTCTGCTGGTCTCGTGGACCACCAACGTCGCCGAGATCGCCCCGGCGGTGTCGACGCTCGGCCGACCGTTGCGCTGGCTGCGGCTACCGGTCGACGACTGGGCGGCCACCGTGGCGCTGTCGCTTCGTGCCTTCCCGATGCTCATCGACGAATTCCGCATCCTCTACGCGGCGCGGCGGCTGCGTCCGCGCGAACTGCCCGAAGGCCGCCGCGAACGCATGAAGGCACAGGTGTCCGACCTGATCGACCTGCTGGCCGCCACGGTGACGGTGTCACTGCGGCGTGCCGACGAGATGGGTGATGCCATCACCGCGCGTGGGGGCGCCGGTCAGCTCTCGGCGCACCCGTCGCGGCTGCACACCGCCGATGTGGTCGCCCTGATCGTGTTGGCGCTGGTGTGCGGGGTCGCGGGTTATATCGAGGGGTTCACCTTCCTGGCCACCACCTAG
- a CDS encoding sugar kinase, with protein sequence MTEPRTLDVVTVGESLGLLSSEETGALRHGSRMRLTFGGAESNVAIGVARLGGAAGWIGRLGADAVGALILRELRAESVQTHATIDPVAATAIMLKELPVPGSSRVRYYRQSQAGSRLTTDDVPQGAVASAKILHVTGISAALGAGPLAAVHRAIDDAKDSGTLVSFDVNHRGSLWADVELATKTYRALARRADIVFAGDDEAALVTESRDLRAQLDTLLEWGAHQAVVKRGQRGAVAATRDGGYDSVPAIEVPVVDTVGAGDAFVAGWLAEQARGAGLRVRLATAVACGALACTARGDWEANPTRADLAQRQRSAVDPVSR encoded by the coding sequence GTGACCGAGCCCCGCACACTCGACGTCGTCACCGTCGGCGAGAGTCTCGGACTGCTCAGCAGCGAGGAAACAGGCGCATTGCGGCACGGAAGCCGGATGCGACTGACGTTCGGGGGCGCAGAGAGCAACGTCGCCATCGGTGTCGCCAGACTCGGTGGCGCGGCGGGCTGGATCGGCCGCCTCGGTGCCGACGCCGTCGGCGCGTTGATCCTGCGGGAGCTTCGCGCCGAATCCGTACAGACACACGCCACGATCGACCCGGTGGCCGCGACGGCGATCATGCTCAAAGAGCTGCCGGTGCCCGGGTCCAGTCGTGTGCGCTACTACCGGCAATCGCAGGCCGGCAGTCGGCTGACGACGGATGATGTGCCCCAGGGTGCGGTCGCGTCGGCGAAGATCCTTCATGTCACCGGTATCTCGGCGGCGCTCGGCGCCGGCCCCTTGGCGGCGGTCCATCGCGCGATCGATGACGCCAAGGACTCTGGCACGCTCGTGTCCTTCGATGTCAACCATCGTGGGTCTCTCTGGGCTGACGTGGAACTCGCGACGAAGACATACCGGGCCCTTGCCCGCCGCGCCGATATCGTGTTCGCCGGCGACGATGAGGCGGCATTGGTCACCGAAAGCCGCGATCTACGAGCGCAACTGGACACCCTGCTGGAGTGGGGCGCCCACCAGGCCGTCGTGAAACGCGGTCAGCGGGGCGCAGTCGCGGCAACCCGTGATGGTGGCTACGACTCGGTGCCGGCCATCGAGGTACCGGTGGTCGACACCGTCGGTGCCGGTGACGCATTCGTCGCCGGATGGTTGGCCGAACAGGCCCGCGGCGCCGGCCTGCGCGTGCGACTGGCTACCGCGGTCGCCTGCGGCGCACTGGCTTGTACCGCCCGCGGTGACTGGGAGGCCAACCCCACCCGTGCGGATCTGGCGCAGCGGCAACGCAGTGCCGTCGATCCGGTCAGTCGATGA
- a CDS encoding bifunctional 4-hydroxy-2-oxoglutarate aldolase/2-dehydro-3-deoxy-phosphogluconate aldolase: MSALAGHPLLDHPVIPLATVRAEEHIDAIGDGLVAAGLPVVEVALRGPHGLLAIRRLAARGDLRVGAGTVLTTRQAAEAMDAGAGFIVAPGLDAEVVERVTAAGHPVIPGVLTPTEVVAAARLGLTHLKLFPASAVDARLMLGAYADVFPNTRFMPSSGVNQHNVGEFSCLPSVFAVSGSWITASAPAGAAAVAEAARAAVTACRAVGLPR, translated from the coding sequence ATGTCAGCGCTGGCCGGGCATCCACTGCTCGATCATCCCGTCATCCCCCTGGCGACGGTGCGCGCCGAGGAGCATATCGACGCCATCGGTGACGGTCTCGTCGCCGCGGGCCTGCCGGTGGTCGAGGTGGCGTTGCGCGGACCGCATGGCCTGCTGGCCATTCGGCGCCTCGCGGCGCGCGGTGATCTGCGGGTCGGGGCCGGAACCGTCCTGACCACCCGGCAGGCGGCCGAGGCGATGGATGCGGGCGCCGGTTTCATCGTGGCGCCGGGTCTGGATGCCGAGGTCGTCGAGCGCGTGACCGCCGCAGGCCACCCGGTGATACCCGGTGTGCTCACCCCCACCGAAGTGGTGGCCGCCGCGCGGCTCGGACTCACGCACCTCAAACTGTTTCCCGCATCGGCCGTGGACGCCCGCCTGATGCTCGGCGCCTATGCCGACGTCTTCCCGAACACCCGATTCATGCCGTCGTCGGGCGTGAATCAACACAATGTCGGCGAGTTCTCCTGCTTGCCATCGGTATTCGCGGTCAGCGGCAGTTGGATCACGGCCTCGGCCCCCGCGGGTGCGGCGGCCGTGGCCGAGGCCGCCCGCGCAGCCGTCACCGCGTGCCGGGCCGTGGGTCTGCCGCGGTGA
- a CDS encoding metallopeptidase TldD-related protein yields the protein MIAPQQVVDQALAEAARLGRAEETIVIVTDRADASLRWAGNSMTTNGETVGRSTTVISVIRRGEQAHVGSVSSTEVDPAAITALVAASQDAAAAAPAAGDAAPALPADAGPADWDAVVPSTGADVFTDVATGLVHGFRAARGVGDQLYGYTRHVLETTFVATSTGLRRRYTQPTGSVEINAKRGGASAWAGVGTPDFADVSTDVMLADLSLRLGWAERTVELPAGRYETLMPPSTVADMLIYLAWSMDGRGAQEGRSALSAPGGTRVGEKLTDLGLTMYSDPAAPGQECRPFVAVPTSSDQAAVFDNGMDIGRVDWIRDGVINALAYPRAAAAEFSAPVAVPADNLLVTGGSAELADMIASTERGLLLTTLWYIRTVDPTVLLLTGLTRDGVYLIEDGEVTAAVNNFRFNESPLDLLRRASEAGVSEPTLPREWGDWATRATMPSLRIPDFHMSSVSQAQ from the coding sequence ATGATCGCGCCACAGCAGGTCGTCGACCAGGCCCTCGCCGAGGCCGCCCGGCTCGGGCGTGCCGAGGAGACCATCGTCATCGTGACCGACCGCGCGGACGCGTCGCTGCGCTGGGCCGGTAACTCGATGACCACCAACGGCGAGACCGTCGGGCGCAGCACCACGGTCATCTCGGTGATCCGGCGCGGCGAGCAGGCCCATGTCGGATCGGTGAGCAGCACCGAGGTCGATCCTGCGGCGATCACCGCGCTGGTCGCGGCCTCCCAGGATGCGGCCGCCGCGGCCCCTGCCGCCGGTGATGCCGCGCCGGCCCTGCCCGCCGACGCGGGTCCCGCCGACTGGGATGCCGTGGTGCCCAGCACCGGCGCCGATGTGTTCACCGATGTGGCAACGGGTTTGGTGCACGGCTTCCGTGCGGCCCGGGGCGTCGGCGACCAGCTCTACGGGTATACCCGCCACGTGCTGGAGACCACGTTCGTGGCCACCTCGACCGGCCTGCGGCGGCGTTACACGCAGCCGACCGGTTCGGTGGAGATCAATGCCAAACGCGGCGGAGCCAGCGCGTGGGCGGGTGTCGGCACACCCGATTTCGCCGATGTGTCCACCGACGTGATGTTGGCCGACCTGTCACTGCGACTGGGTTGGGCCGAGCGCACCGTCGAGCTGCCCGCCGGCCGCTACGAGACCCTGATGCCACCGTCGACCGTCGCCGACATGCTGATCTATCTGGCCTGGAGCATGGACGGGCGCGGTGCGCAGGAGGGCCGGTCGGCGTTGTCGGCGCCGGGTGGGACCAGAGTGGGGGAGAAGCTCACCGACCTCGGGTTGACCATGTATTCCGATCCGGCGGCGCCGGGGCAGGAATGCCGGCCGTTCGTCGCGGTGCCGACGTCCTCGGACCAGGCCGCGGTGTTCGACAACGGGATGGATATCGGCCGGGTGGATTGGATTCGCGACGGTGTCATCAACGCGCTGGCCTACCCGCGCGCGGCCGCCGCGGAATTCTCTGCGCCGGTGGCGGTTCCGGCCGACAACCTGTTGGTCACCGGTGGTAGCGCGGAGCTGGCGGACATGATCGCCTCGACCGAGCGCGGGCTGCTGCTGACCACGCTGTGGTACATCCGCACCGTCGACCCGACGGTGCTGTTGTTGACCGGGCTGACCCGCGACGGGGTCTATCTGATCGAAGACGGGGAAGTGACCGCCGCGGTGAACAACTTCCGGTTCAACGAGAGCCCGCTGGATCTGTTGCGTCGGGCCTCCGAGGCCGGTGTGAGTGAACCGACGTTGCCCAGGGAATGGGGTGATTGGGCCACCCGGGCGACCATGCCGTCATTGCGGATCCCCGATTTCCACATGTCCTCGGTCAGTCAGGCGCAATAG
- a CDS encoding PucR family transcriptional regulator, with product MITLDRLVNVLGGYGVVTRLCAVPRSTELRSVVLPETASGEPVLGDVLLAIGADSVHQALAWAISAHAAVVLVRGADDEVPAQLPDGVAVLLVDAALPWSELAAVAYGLVLEGRETESGRGPTDLFALADSLAAAIGGAVIIEDRHAQMLAYSRLQQTADAARVETILRREQPAQVRDELARRGVFAHLGSSDEPIFVDPDPRLGLTGRMVVAARVGRELLGSVWVACSEPLQGAGLTALRTGVRTVALHLLRSRASADLERQVESESVQRLLEGAADAVAVASRVGLPLGPLRVIALRARLEPDRHTALLVTFEKATAGFGWSRPGRSALAENTVYTVLPGESADTARAWLDELRAVLPGQATLMAGISGAAEAGELAAARWEADECLALHETGAPDLPPPAYDESWDDLVLQRLRTAVDNGRGPSRGPVIDLHRHDREHGTPYVRTLRVWLECQGDPVRTGAVLGVHENTVRYRLRKMAEVAAVQVDDPRKRLAMMIELATLDRG from the coding sequence GTGATCACCTTGGATCGCCTGGTCAATGTGCTGGGCGGGTATGGCGTGGTGACGCGGCTGTGCGCGGTGCCGCGCAGCACCGAACTGCGCAGTGTGGTGCTGCCCGAGACCGCCAGCGGTGAGCCGGTGCTCGGTGACGTGCTGCTGGCCATCGGTGCCGACTCGGTGCATCAGGCGTTGGCCTGGGCGATCTCGGCGCACGCGGCGGTGGTCCTTGTCCGCGGCGCCGATGACGAGGTTCCCGCGCAGCTTCCCGACGGTGTCGCGGTGCTGTTGGTGGACGCCGCGTTGCCGTGGAGCGAGCTGGCGGCCGTGGCCTACGGGCTGGTGCTGGAGGGCCGGGAGACCGAATCGGGCCGCGGTCCCACCGATCTGTTCGCGCTGGCGGACAGCCTGGCGGCGGCCATCGGCGGCGCGGTCATCATCGAGGATCGGCACGCGCAGATGCTGGCCTATTCGCGATTGCAGCAGACGGCCGATGCGGCACGCGTGGAGACCATCCTGCGGCGCGAACAACCCGCGCAGGTTCGTGATGAGCTGGCCCGCCGCGGTGTCTTCGCGCATCTGGGCTCCTCCGACGAGCCGATCTTTGTCGATCCGGACCCGCGGCTCGGGCTGACCGGCCGGATGGTGGTCGCCGCCCGCGTCGGCCGCGAGCTGTTGGGCTCGGTGTGGGTGGCCTGTTCCGAGCCGCTGCAGGGGGCGGGGCTGACCGCGCTGCGCACCGGGGTGCGCACCGTCGCGTTGCATCTGCTGCGCTCGCGCGCCAGTGCCGACCTGGAGCGCCAGGTGGAGTCGGAGTCGGTGCAGCGTCTGCTCGAGGGTGCCGCCGATGCGGTCGCGGTGGCCAGCCGGGTGGGGCTGCCGCTGGGACCGCTGCGGGTCATCGCGCTGCGCGCCCGGCTGGAACCCGACCGGCACACCGCGTTGCTGGTGACCTTCGAGAAGGCCACGGCCGGCTTCGGGTGGTCGCGTCCCGGGCGCAGCGCGCTGGCGGAGAACACCGTGTACACGGTGCTGCCGGGCGAGAGCGCCGACACCGCCCGGGCGTGGCTGGACGAACTGCGCGCGGTACTGCCGGGGCAGGCGACGCTGATGGCCGGTATCAGCGGCGCCGCCGAGGCGGGCGAGCTGGCCGCCGCCCGCTGGGAGGCCGACGAATGTCTGGCGCTACACGAGACCGGGGCGCCGGATCTGCCCCCGCCGGCCTATGACGAATCGTGGGACGACCTGGTCCTGCAGCGGCTGCGCACCGCGGTGGACAACGGCCGCGGCCCGAGCCGGGGACCGGTCATCGATCTGCACCGGCACGACCGCGAACACGGCACTCCCTATGTGCGGACCCTGCGGGTGTGGCTGGAATGCCAGGGTGATCCGGTGCGCACCGGCGCGGTTCTCGGCGTGCACGAGAACACCGTGCGCTACCGGTTGCGCAAGATGGCCGAGGTGGCCGCGGTGCAGGTCGACGATCCGCGCAAGCGGCTGGCCATGATGATCGAATTGGCAACCCTCGACCGGGGCTGA
- a CDS encoding TldD/PmbA family protein codes for MTAHSVDADFLALPRRALADAALSAALAAGASYADLRIHRLTTEVVALRDGSLETADINHEVGLAVRVIVDGTWGFAAHAELASEVAAETARRAVRVATTLAPLNAERIELAEEPVYDDLRWVSSYRIDPFTIPTADKIAVLGDYSERLLAADGVDHVSASLQAVKEQTYYADSFGTSTTQQRVRVQPQLDAVSVDAAAGSFETMRTLAPPMGRGWEAVVSDDVWNWSAELAELPALLAEKVKAPSVTAGACDLVIDPTNLWLTIHESIGHATEYDRAIGYEAAYAGTSFATPDKLNTMRYGSPVMNVTADRTVEHGLATVGFDDEGVRAQSWDLVRDGLFVGYQLDRVFAPRLGVRRSNGCSYADSAQHVPIQRMANVSLQPATEDLTTADLISRVSDGIYIVGDKSWSIDMQRYNFQFTGQRFFRIRDGRLDGQLRDVAYQATTTDFWGSMEAVGGPSTWRLGGAFNCGKAQPGQVAPVSHGCPSALFRGINVLNTQAESGRS; via the coding sequence GTGACTGCCCACTCGGTCGATGCCGATTTTCTCGCGTTACCTCGCCGGGCACTGGCCGACGCCGCCCTCTCGGCGGCGTTGGCGGCCGGCGCCAGCTATGCCGACCTGCGTATCCACCGACTGACCACCGAGGTCGTCGCGCTGCGTGACGGCAGCCTGGAAACCGCCGATATCAACCACGAGGTCGGGTTGGCGGTGCGGGTCATCGTCGACGGCACCTGGGGTTTCGCCGCGCATGCCGAGTTGGCCTCCGAGGTGGCCGCCGAGACGGCCCGCCGTGCCGTCCGGGTGGCCACCACGCTGGCACCGCTGAACGCCGAGCGCATCGAATTGGCCGAGGAACCGGTCTATGACGACCTTCGCTGGGTGTCGAGTTACCGGATCGACCCGTTCACGATCCCGACGGCCGACAAGATCGCGGTGCTCGGGGACTATTCGGAGCGGCTGCTCGCCGCGGACGGTGTCGATCACGTATCGGCCAGTCTGCAGGCGGTCAAGGAACAGACCTATTACGCCGACAGTTTCGGCACCTCCACCACCCAGCAGCGGGTGCGGGTGCAGCCACAGCTGGACGCCGTGAGCGTCGACGCGGCGGCGGGTTCGTTCGAGACGATGCGGACCCTGGCACCGCCGATGGGGCGTGGCTGGGAAGCCGTCGTCTCCGACGATGTGTGGAACTGGAGCGCCGAACTGGCGGAGTTGCCCGCGCTGCTCGCCGAGAAGGTGAAGGCGCCCAGCGTCACCGCCGGGGCATGCGACCTGGTGATCGACCCGACCAATCTATGGCTGACCATCCACGAATCCATCGGGCACGCCACCGAATACGACCGGGCGATCGGTTACGAGGCGGCCTATGCCGGCACGTCCTTCGCGACACCGGACAAGCTGAACACCATGCGGTACGGATCGCCGGTGATGAACGTGACCGCCGACCGCACTGTCGAACACGGCCTGGCCACTGTCGGTTTCGACGACGAAGGGGTGCGCGCCCAGAGCTGGGACCTGGTGCGCGACGGCCTTTTCGTCGGCTATCAGCTGGACCGGGTGTTCGCCCCGCGGCTCGGGGTGCGCCGGTCCAACGGATGCTCCTACGCCGATTCGGCGCAGCACGTGCCGATCCAGCGGATGGCCAATGTGTCGCTGCAGCCCGCAACCGAGGACCTCACGACGGCCGACCTGATCTCCCGGGTGTCCGACGGCATCTACATCGTCGGCGACAAATCGTGGTCGATCGACATGCAGCGCTACAACTTTCAGTTCACCGGGCAGCGGTTCTTCCGGATCCGCGACGGTCGGCTGGACGGTCAGCTGCGTGATGTCGCCTACCAGGCCACCACCACCGATTTCTGGGGTTCGATGGAGGCCGTCGGCGGACCGTCGACATGGCGCCTCGGTGGCGCGTTCAACTGCGGCAAGGCCCAGCCCGGTCAGGTCGCCCCGGTCAGCCACGGCTGCCCGTCGGCGCTGTTCCGCGGTATCAACGTCTTGAACACCCAAGCAGAATCGGGTCGCTCATGA
- a CDS encoding GreA/GreB family elongation factor — protein sequence MTTATPVWLTPDAHARLLEELEVLRTWSITGVDGDDSDAADSNAVAVRRAQQGRIQQIHDMLAAAIVGEDPPNDGVAELGMVLTVRFEDGSANPETETFLLGVRGADYGDIEVYSVNSPLGEAICGARSGERREYRLPTGQLQAVTLVSAVPYGMHTR from the coding sequence ATGACCACCGCGACGCCTGTCTGGCTCACCCCGGACGCCCATGCCCGATTGCTCGAGGAGCTGGAGGTGCTGCGCACCTGGTCGATCACCGGCGTCGACGGTGACGACAGCGACGCGGCCGACAGCAACGCCGTGGCGGTGCGGCGGGCGCAGCAGGGCCGCATCCAGCAGATCCACGACATGCTGGCCGCCGCGATCGTCGGCGAGGACCCGCCCAACGACGGTGTCGCCGAACTCGGCATGGTGCTGACCGTGCGCTTCGAGGACGGGTCGGCCAACCCGGAAACCGAGACGTTCCTACTCGGGGTGCGCGGCGCGGACTACGGCGATATTGAGGTCTACTCGGTGAATTCTCCTCTGGGCGAGGCGATCTGCGGTGCACGCTCCGGTGAGAGGCGGGAGTATCGACTGCCGACGGGTCAGCTCCAGGCGGTGACGCTGGTCTCGGCCGTGCCCTACGGGATGCACACACGCTGA
- a CDS encoding mandelate racemase/muconate lactonizing enzyme family protein produces MKITRIDTCGLRGATPEGGWSNELRPDDVVHTLVAVHTDTGHVGIGSAFTSEGLIRAALDLLAPQIVGQSALEVERLTETLHQSAFWMGRGGTLTHATSAIDIALWDLAGQALGQPVGRLLGGRYRERVRPYASVLMDEAPVMSENLTDLVEQGFSAFKIGWWKFGRVDFSTDERTVAAARAAVGDRLLAVDAGGSEAFFPGTLSWAKRTADMLADYEVAWFEEALDPDDIDGFVALRAHSRVPISGGEVLTRRQSFAPYLDAGAFDIVQPDTTKGGGLSESRRIGWAAQDRGIRLVPHGWNTAVGLAADLHLASALSGTDLVEYKTGAAYIDELVVGGWELDTDGLLTVPDRPGLGTALCPEALNRYGTNPTFAAAA; encoded by the coding sequence ATGAAAATCACCCGAATCGACACCTGCGGCCTGCGTGGCGCCACCCCGGAGGGCGGATGGTCCAACGAATTGCGGCCCGATGACGTGGTCCACACGCTGGTCGCCGTTCACACCGACACCGGACACGTCGGGATCGGCAGCGCATTCACCTCGGAGGGGTTGATCCGGGCGGCGTTGGACCTGTTGGCCCCACAGATCGTCGGACAGAGTGCGCTGGAGGTCGAACGGCTGACCGAAACGCTGCACCAGAGCGCATTCTGGATGGGCCGCGGCGGCACCCTGACCCACGCCACGAGCGCCATCGACATCGCGTTGTGGGATCTCGCCGGCCAGGCACTCGGTCAGCCTGTCGGCCGCCTGCTCGGCGGGCGTTACCGTGAACGAGTACGTCCCTACGCATCGGTGTTGATGGACGAGGCACCGGTGATGTCGGAGAACCTCACCGATCTTGTGGAACAGGGCTTTTCGGCGTTCAAGATCGGCTGGTGGAAGTTCGGCCGGGTGGATTTCTCCACCGACGAACGCACGGTCGCCGCCGCCAGGGCCGCAGTAGGCGATCGCTTACTGGCAGTGGACGCCGGTGGTTCCGAGGCGTTCTTCCCCGGGACGCTGTCCTGGGCGAAACGCACCGCCGATATGCTCGCCGACTACGAGGTCGCCTGGTTCGAGGAAGCTCTCGATCCTGATGACATCGACGGATTCGTGGCGCTACGTGCACACTCCCGCGTACCCATCAGCGGCGGCGAGGTACTCACCCGTCGACAGTCCTTCGCGCCCTATCTCGACGCCGGCGCCTTCGATATCGTCCAGCCCGATACGACCAAGGGCGGCGGGCTCAGCGAATCGCGACGAATCGGCTGGGCTGCACAGGATCGCGGGATCCGTCTGGTGCCGCACGGCTGGAACACCGCCGTGGGACTGGCCGCCGACCTGCACCTGGCATCGGCACTGTCAGGCACCGATCTGGTGGAGTACAAGACCGGAGCGGCCTATATCGACGAACTCGTCGTCGGTGGCTGGGAACTGGACACCGACGGCCTGCTCACGGTGCCGGACCGACCGGGGCTCGGCACCGCGCTGTGCCCCGAAGCGCTGAACCGCTACGGGACCAACCCGACATTCGCGGCGGCCGCGTGA